One window of the Deinococcus metalli genome contains the following:
- a CDS encoding Mrp/NBP35 family ATP-binding protein encodes MREAVMAALSTVNDPELHRDLVSLGMIERAEVDAAGVAHVKVNLTTPACPLKGQIESDVREAVQRVPGVQDVAVTFGAVVRAPAQSALPGVKHVVLVGSGKGGVGKSSVAVNIAASLARDGARVGLLDADVYGPSVAHMMGQGAAKVTATADRKMQPLGAHGVTFLSMANLSPAGQALVWRGPMLHSAIQQFVKDAAWGELDYLIVDLPPGTGDVQLSLTQTVQVTGAVIVTTPQDVALIDAARAIDMFRKASVPVLGVVENMSYFVAPDTGVTYDLFGRGGSRRLGEQFPLLGEVPIDIDLRSDADRGLPGVLAHPDSAASLALAHVARTLAGQISVRSLASLPDQLTVV; translated from the coding sequence ATGCGTGAAGCCGTGATGGCTGCCCTGAGCACCGTGAATGACCCCGAACTGCACCGCGACCTCGTGTCCCTGGGCATGATCGAGCGGGCCGAGGTGGACGCGGCGGGCGTGGCCCACGTGAAGGTGAACCTCACCACGCCCGCGTGTCCGCTCAAGGGCCAGATCGAGAGTGATGTGCGTGAGGCCGTGCAGCGCGTGCCCGGCGTGCAGGACGTCGCCGTGACCTTCGGCGCGGTGGTGCGCGCGCCCGCTCAGTCCGCGCTGCCCGGCGTGAAGCACGTGGTGCTGGTCGGCAGCGGCAAGGGCGGTGTGGGCAAGAGCAGCGTGGCCGTGAACATCGCCGCGAGCCTCGCCCGCGACGGCGCGCGCGTGGGACTGCTCGACGCCGACGTGTACGGCCCCAGCGTGGCGCACATGATGGGCCAGGGCGCCGCGAAGGTCACCGCCACCGCCGACCGCAAGATGCAGCCGCTCGGCGCCCACGGCGTGACGTTCCTGAGCATGGCGAACCTTTCGCCGGCCGGGCAGGCGCTGGTGTGGCGCGGACCGATGCTGCACTCGGCCATCCAGCAGTTCGTCAAGGACGCCGCGTGGGGCGAACTCGATTACCTGATCGTGGACCTGCCGCCCGGCACCGGGGACGTGCAGCTGTCGCTGACGCAGACCGTGCAGGTCACGGGCGCCGTGATCGTGACCACACCGCAGGACGTCGCGCTGATCGACGCGGCGCGGGCCATCGACATGTTCCGCAAGGCCAGCGTGCCGGTGCTGGGCGTCGTGGAGAACATGAGCTACTTCGTCGCCCCCGACACCGGCGTGACCTACGACCTGTTCGGGCGGGGCGGCAGCCGCCGCCTGGGCGAGCAGTTCCCGCTGCTGGGCGAGGTGCCCATCGACATCGACCTGCGCTCGGACGCCGACCGGGGCCTGCCCGGCGTTCTGGCGCACCCGGACTCTGCCGCGTCGCTGGCGCTCGCCCACGTCGCCCGCACCCTGGCTGGGCAGATCAGCGTCCGTTCGCTCGCCAGCCTGCCGGATCAGCTCACCGTCGTATGA
- a CDS encoding helix-turn-helix transcriptional regulator, protein MSALPALATPMPERTKSRLLELVKRHGPLTAQDLAQRLDVSVPAARRHLSDLREQELIVCRTERPGGRGRPQHVFTLTDRGEAAFPKTYSTLCVDVLRHIEALFGEGAVLRVLDARNVEVAGRLERELPRSMPLGERVRALAARLDEQGFDTEVEQDGDVWYLVERNCPNLTVARQYPQLCGSELSLYTQVLDVPVHRDRRIACGQGICRYRIG, encoded by the coding sequence GTGAGCGCCCTGCCCGCCCTGGCCACGCCCATGCCCGAGCGCACCAAGTCGCGGCTGCTGGAACTCGTCAAGCGCCACGGCCCGCTCACCGCGCAGGACCTCGCGCAGCGGCTGGATGTCAGTGTTCCCGCCGCCCGCCGCCACCTGAGCGACCTGCGGGAGCAGGAGCTGATCGTGTGCCGCACCGAGCGGCCCGGCGGGCGTGGCCGGCCCCAGCACGTCTTCACCCTCACCGACCGCGGCGAGGCCGCTTTTCCGAAGACCTACTCCACCCTGTGCGTGGACGTGCTGCGCCACATCGAGGCGCTGTTTGGCGAAGGCGCGGTGCTGCGCGTGCTGGACGCCCGGAATGTCGAGGTGGCGGGCCGGCTGGAGCGCGAGCTGCCGCGCAGCATGCCGCTGGGGGAACGCGTGCGGGCCCTCGCCGCGCGCCTGGACGAGCAGGGCTTTGACACCGAGGTCGAGCAGGATGGCGACGTGTGGTACCTGGTGGAGCGCAACTGCCCGAACCTGACGGTCGCCCGGCAGTACCCGCAGCTGTGCGGTTCGGAACTGAGCCTCTACACGCAGGTGCTGGACGTGCCGGTGCACCGTGACCGCCGCATCGCCTGCGGGCAGGGCATCTGCCGCTACCGCATCGGCTGA
- a CDS encoding 2'-5' RNA ligase family protein yields MTAPLPTAIDRSRPLNSVVAWPPAVLDTWMRRLQQELGVSGFGAPHLNLRAPFQTPLDTPDLVAALRAALRHQPAFEVRLRGWKRLPGVIFLECEPDPPLLRAHDLLLSVGPSTRAAYDGAEYRPHLTLALGVLAWGADLLWDAVQGRTPPVSAFTVEALSLTRESRGEVQELHTFPLRGADAAAGPFPAGGVGAAPH; encoded by the coding sequence ATGACCGCGCCGCTGCCCACCGCCATTGACCGTTCCCGTCCACTGAACTCGGTGGTCGCGTGGCCGCCCGCCGTGCTGGACACCTGGATGCGCCGGCTGCAGCAGGAACTGGGCGTCTCGGGCTTCGGCGCGCCGCACCTGAACCTGCGCGCGCCCTTCCAGACGCCGCTGGACACCCCGGACCTGGTGGCGGCCCTGCGCGCCGCGCTGCGCCACCAGCCGGCCTTCGAGGTGCGCCTGCGCGGCTGGAAGCGGCTGCCCGGCGTGATCTTCCTGGAGTGCGAGCCGGACCCGCCCCTGCTGCGCGCCCACGACCTGCTGCTGTCGGTCGGTCCCAGCACCCGCGCCGCCTACGACGGCGCCGAGTACCGCCCGCACCTGACCCTCGCGCTGGGCGTGCTGGCGTGGGGCGCCGATCTGCTGTGGGACGCCGTGCAGGGACGCACGCCGCCCGTCAGCGCGTTTACCGTGGAGGCCCTGAGCCTGACCCGCGAGTCGCGCGGCGAGGTGCAGGAACTCCACACCTTTCCCCTCCGGGGAGCGGACGCCGCGGCTGGTCCGTTCCCGGCCGGGGGCGTGGGCGCCGCGCCGCATTGA
- a CDS encoding pilus assembly FimT family protein: MRRSARQGYTLLELLIALTVLALVLGMAVPAYLRYLASLETAQVAGAYQQQLEAARGLARRGQQVRLSVVAGSGAATVETYASGTWSTVNTYALGNARASAATSVTIYPPYGTLDRAPVSVTFASSRTSAVTRTVRLISLMGKSVTP; encoded by the coding sequence GTGAGGCGGAGTGCGCGTCAGGGCTACACGCTGCTCGAACTGCTGATCGCCCTGACGGTCCTGGCCCTGGTGCTGGGCATGGCCGTGCCGGCGTACCTGCGCTATCTCGCCAGCCTGGAAACGGCGCAGGTCGCCGGTGCGTACCAGCAGCAGCTCGAGGCCGCGCGCGGCCTGGCCCGGCGCGGTCAGCAGGTGCGCCTGAGCGTGGTGGCCGGGAGCGGCGCCGCGACCGTCGAGACCTACGCGTCGGGCACGTGGTCGACCGTGAACACGTACGCGCTGGGCAACGCGCGGGCCAGCGCCGCCACCAGCGTGACCATCTACCCGCCCTACGGCACCCTCGACCGGGCGCCGGTGTCCGTGACCTTCGCGTCCAGCCGCACCAGCGCCGTGACCCGCACCGTGCGCCTCATCAGCCTGATGGGCAAGAGCGTGACTCCATGA
- a CDS encoding PulJ/GspJ family protein, with translation MTTSSPMSTTQGFTLVEMLVAIALLAVIMVATAGALPSLTRVNQTSSQDQRAVLLMRAAFEQARQQLDANFDRTTLSLSLTGNGEGGVTCNAPTMTTLRSGTIGVSTVQRPMLIQVNISCRLGSGTAAPVRTYAVDVARPG, from the coding sequence ATGACTACTTCCTCCCCGATGTCCACCACCCAGGGCTTCACACTCGTCGAGATGCTGGTCGCGATCGCGCTGCTGGCCGTCATCATGGTCGCCACGGCAGGTGCGCTGCCCAGCCTGACCCGCGTGAACCAGACCAGCAGCCAGGACCAGCGGGCAGTGCTGCTGATGCGCGCCGCGTTCGAGCAGGCCCGCCAGCAGCTCGACGCCAACTTCGACCGCACCACCCTGAGCCTCAGCCTGACCGGCAACGGCGAGGGCGGCGTGACCTGCAACGCGCCCACCATGACCACACTGCGCTCGGGCACCATCGGCGTCAGCACCGTCCAGCGGCCCATGCTGATCCAGGTGAACATCTCCTGCCGCCTGGGCAGCGGCACCGCCGCCCCGGTCCGCACCTACGCGGTGGACGTCGCGAGGCCCGGATGA
- a CDS encoding PulJ/GspJ family protein — protein sequence MKRAAGFTLVELLVAMAIFAVVTIAALQLQGSSTQLSGAQISQAQRLQTLSDTSGYLADQIRAGAGVYTGQTLPDGVGGSSACTPSGAQPCVAVLVPVTQPLTCTTDPSTVIAWRLHEFRYVPRSSLPAAYKGGGLQDGDAYGLLEVRISDPANPAPAPGVCGTEHATAPTSVAAYQTSTSYVVAPLADDLTVTAGSAPFAFDASTNIVTLRLQSASRTQGKLSLTPATPYELQVKIRNK from the coding sequence ATGAAGCGCGCGGCCGGCTTCACGCTGGTGGAACTGCTGGTCGCCATGGCGATCTTCGCGGTCGTGACCATCGCCGCGCTCCAGCTCCAGGGCAGCAGCACGCAGCTCAGCGGCGCGCAGATCAGCCAGGCGCAGCGCCTTCAGACCCTCAGCGACACCAGCGGCTACCTCGCGGACCAGATCCGCGCGGGCGCCGGCGTGTACACGGGCCAGACCCTGCCGGACGGGGTGGGCGGCAGCAGCGCGTGCACGCCCAGCGGGGCGCAGCCGTGCGTGGCGGTGCTCGTGCCGGTCACGCAGCCCCTGACGTGCACCACCGACCCCAGCACCGTGATCGCGTGGCGCCTGCACGAATTCCGGTATGTGCCGCGCTCCAGCCTACCCGCCGCGTACAAGGGGGGCGGTTTGCAGGACGGAGACGCATACGGTCTGCTGGAGGTGCGGATCAGCGATCCCGCGAACCCCGCCCCGGCCCCCGGCGTGTGCGGCACCGAGCACGCGACCGCGCCGACCAGCGTCGCGGCGTACCAGACCAGCACCAGCTACGTGGTCGCGCCGCTCGCGGATGACCTGACGGTCACGGCTGGCAGCGCCCCCTTTGCCTTCGACGCGAGCACGAACATCGTGACGCTGCGCCTGCAGTCTGCGAGCCGCACGCAGGGCAAGCTGAGTCTGACCCCGGCCACGCCCTACGAACTCCAGGTCAAGATCCGCAACAAGTGA
- a CDS encoding bifunctional 3-deoxy-7-phosphoheptulonate synthase/chorismate mutase — translation MSQSNIDDLRAEVDQINRELLTLLSRRGEVVAQIGHAKTQEGRPNHYDPAREDKQLRDLEALNPGPFTGAAVKAIFKEIFKASLALEESNDKKQLLVSRKVKREDTVLDIDGVRIGGGAAPTIIAGPCSIESEEQMEETAKFLAARGVKILRGGAYKPRTSPYGFQGMGVDGLILGNRVAKDNGMLFITEVMDTRDVEIVAEYADILQVGARNMHNFALLREVGRARRPVLLKRGLSATIEEWLYAAEYILSEGNNEVILCERGIRTFEKWTRNTLDLSAVALAKQETHLPVIVDVTHAAGRRDLLIPLAKAALAVGADGIHVEVHPSPATALSDNEQQLDFAGYDAFTAALSSLLKVPATV, via the coding sequence ATGAGCCAGTCGAATATTGATGACCTGCGCGCCGAGGTCGATCAGATCAACCGCGAACTCCTCACGCTGCTGTCCCGCCGCGGTGAAGTGGTCGCCCAGATCGGGCACGCCAAGACGCAGGAGGGCCGTCCGAACCACTACGATCCCGCCCGCGAGGACAAGCAGCTGCGTGATCTGGAAGCCCTGAACCCCGGCCCCTTCACCGGCGCGGCGGTCAAGGCGATCTTCAAGGAGATCTTCAAGGCCAGCCTGGCCCTGGAGGAATCCAACGACAAGAAGCAGCTGCTGGTGTCGCGCAAGGTCAAGCGCGAGGACACCGTGCTGGACATCGACGGCGTGCGGATCGGCGGGGGCGCGGCGCCCACCATCATCGCCGGGCCGTGCTCCATCGAGTCCGAGGAGCAGATGGAGGAGACCGCGAAGTTCCTCGCGGCGCGCGGCGTGAAGATCCTGCGCGGCGGCGCGTACAAGCCCCGCACCAGCCCCTACGGCTTCCAGGGCATGGGCGTGGACGGCCTGATCCTCGGCAACCGCGTGGCCAAGGACAACGGCATGCTGTTCATCACGGAGGTCATGGACACCCGCGACGTGGAGATCGTCGCGGAGTACGCCGACATCCTGCAGGTGGGCGCGCGGAACATGCACAACTTCGCGCTGCTGCGCGAGGTGGGCCGCGCCCGGCGCCCGGTGCTGCTCAAGCGCGGGCTGTCGGCCACCATCGAGGAATGGCTGTACGCCGCCGAGTACATCCTCTCGGAGGGCAACAACGAAGTGATCCTGTGCGAGCGCGGCATCCGCACCTTCGAGAAGTGGACGCGCAACACGCTCGACCTGTCGGCCGTGGCGCTCGCCAAGCAGGAAACGCACCTGCCGGTGATCGTAGACGTCACGCACGCTGCCGGGCGCCGTGACCTGCTGATCCCGCTCGCCAAGGCGGCCCTGGCGGTCGGCGCGGACGGTATCCACGTCGAGGTGCACCCCAGCCCCGCCACCGCCCTGAGCGACAACGAGCAGCAGCTCGACTTCGCCGGCTACGACGCCTTTACCGCCGCGCTCTCGAGCCTGCTGAAGGTGCCCGCAACCGTCTGA
- a CDS encoding globin domain-containing protein produces the protein MSAPLTLSEGGPLYDRIGPAALAALVRAFYARVAADPDLAPIFPDDLTVTAEKQLAFLTGFTGGPPLYHQRFGHPRLRARHLPHEITPTRARAWLACMAAALEATPQIAPPEARELYAALERVAAHMVNTPDTP, from the coding sequence ATGAGCGCGCCCCTGACCCTCAGCGAGGGTGGTCCCCTGTACGACCGGATCGGGCCAGCTGCCCTGGCCGCGCTGGTGCGGGCCTTCTACGCGCGCGTGGCGGCCGACCCCGACCTCGCGCCGATCTTTCCGGACGATCTGACCGTCACCGCCGAGAAGCAGCTCGCGTTCCTCACGGGCTTCACGGGCGGACCGCCGCTGTACCACCAGCGCTTCGGCCATCCCAGGCTCCGGGCCCGCCACCTCCCGCACGAGATCACGCCCACCCGGGCGCGGGCGTGGCTGGCGTGCATGGCGGCGGCGCTGGAGGCCACGCCGCAGATCGCCCCGCCCGAGGCGCGGGAACTGTACGCCGCGCTGGAGCGCGTGGCGGCGCACATGGTCAACACGCCGGACACCCCGTGA
- a CDS encoding ABC transporter permease, with product MLTLLALEYRKLFGARSVKLALLVTFLLPLVWAFAPRLSALIRVNLISGWQLPAVSIGVTIQYLLPLFIALTVAEMIGAEVAQGTLAPLLLRPVNRTKVIASKLIVALTYPFILLITTVTGSLLAGIPLGFGTFLGGTGLGPGLFVGVGQLSGGAAFAEVVRGAALAGVALMPIAALSLLYGVLYLNTAAAALATFATLILMRLLVVFPETIQRILLTSHLGLYAQQGDITQPLILLLIYTLGFGLMSIFAFDRRDV from the coding sequence ATGCTGACCCTGCTGGCGCTGGAGTACCGCAAGCTGTTCGGCGCGCGGAGCGTGAAGCTGGCGCTGCTGGTGACCTTCCTGCTGCCGCTGGTGTGGGCCTTCGCGCCGCGGCTGAGCGCCCTGATCCGCGTGAACCTGATCAGCGGGTGGCAGCTCCCGGCGGTGAGTATCGGCGTGACCATCCAGTACCTGCTGCCGCTGTTCATCGCCCTCACGGTCGCCGAGATGATCGGCGCGGAGGTCGCGCAGGGCACGCTCGCGCCGCTGCTGCTGCGCCCGGTGAACCGCACGAAGGTGATCGCCAGCAAGCTGATCGTGGCGCTGACCTACCCCTTCATCCTGCTGATCACCACCGTGACCGGCTCGCTGCTGGCCGGCATCCCGCTGGGCTTCGGGACCTTCCTGGGCGGCACGGGCCTGGGGCCGGGGCTGTTCGTGGGCGTGGGGCAGCTGTCGGGCGGCGCGGCCTTCGCGGAGGTCGTGCGCGGCGCGGCCCTGGCGGGCGTGGCGCTGATGCCCATCGCGGCGCTGTCGCTGCTGTACGGCGTGCTGTATCTGAACACCGCCGCGGCCGCCTTGGCGACCTTCGCCACCCTGATCCTGATGCGGCTGCTGGTGGTGTTCCCGGAGACCATTCAGCGCATCCTGCTGACGTCGCACCTGGGGTTGTACGCGCAGCAGGGCGACATCACGCAGCCGCTGATCCTGCTGCTGATCTACACGCTGGGCTTCGGGCTGATGAGTATCTTCGCCTTCGACCGCCGCGACGTCTGA
- a CDS encoding ABC transporter ATP-binding protein — MTATKPGAPAIPAVEVRGLYKKYGSSTVLEDVHMTIRAGEVYALTGPNGAGKTTLIRTMSGLAFPTDGEVRLLGRDVHTDGSRARAYLGAVVEAPAKFYPQLTGTQNLQVHANLSTMAPGGRRIGRERLREVLALLELTRMADRRVQEYSLGQRQRLGVASAILAEPKVLILDEPTSGLDPLGIGLIHRIVTSLATSGCAVILSTHHLREIATYAHTVGILTGGRLVDTVDLRARQAAYRFRVDDPVAAAAVLERLPFVRKVSTRTPYAIAHLGGESRVPDALAHLSAEGIRVFEASPDHFDLYEYYRERVEQA, encoded by the coding sequence GTGACGGCGACGAAACCTGGCGCACCGGCGATTCCCGCCGTTGAGGTGCGCGGCCTGTACAAGAAGTACGGCTCCAGCACGGTCCTTGAAGATGTGCACATGACGATCCGTGCGGGCGAGGTCTACGCCCTGACCGGACCCAACGGCGCGGGCAAGACCACCCTGATCCGCACCATGAGCGGCCTGGCCTTTCCTACCGACGGCGAGGTGCGGCTGCTCGGCCGTGACGTCCACACGGACGGCTCGCGGGCCCGCGCGTACCTGGGCGCCGTCGTCGAGGCGCCCGCGAAGTTCTACCCGCAGCTGACCGGCACGCAGAACCTGCAGGTACATGCCAACCTGTCCACCATGGCGCCCGGCGGCCGCCGCATCGGGCGCGAGCGGCTGCGCGAGGTGCTGGCGCTGCTGGAACTGACGCGCATGGCCGACCGCCGCGTGCAGGAGTACTCGCTGGGCCAGCGTCAGCGTCTGGGTGTGGCCAGCGCCATCCTGGCCGAGCCGAAGGTGCTGATCCTGGACGAGCCGACCAGCGGCCTCGACCCCCTCGGGATCGGCCTGATCCACCGCATCGTGACCAGCCTGGCGACCAGCGGCTGCGCGGTGATCCTCAGCACACATCACCTGCGCGAGATCGCCACGTACGCCCATACCGTCGGCATCCTGACGGGCGGGCGGTTGGTGGACACCGTGGACCTGCGCGCCCGGCAGGCCGCGTACCGCTTCCGCGTAGACGATCCGGTAGCGGCCGCGGCGGTGCTGGAGCGGCTGCCGTTCGTGCGCAAGGTGAGCACCCGCACGCCGTACGCGATCGCGCACCTGGGCGGCGAGTCGCGCGTGCCCGACGCCCTGGCGCACCTGAGCGCCGAGGGCATCCGGGTGTTCGAGGCGAGTCCCGACCACTTCGACCTGTACGAGTACTACCGCGAACGCGTGGAGCAAGCGTGA
- a CDS encoding superoxide dismutase family protein, with translation MVWGALALGAATGAALAGGMDGMTMPAPASTPLRATAALRDTAGQVLGRATFEPAGAGLRVTVEVSGLTPGEHGLHVHDFGRCTPGVDAATNTIVPFGGAGGHFDPGMSGNHDSPTAGNRYGHGGDLPMLTVGADGTGRATFTTAKLSLSGATGILNRSLVVHAKPDDYKSDPAGLTGARERCGVITRNAFTVRDYPLPGPQDFPEGVAYDAQRGVLYTGSAANGTIYAVNAATGTVRTFAPGGGQGRTSALGLKVDPQGRVWVAGGATGTVTVLSPDGFPLAILETPRSPNAYINDLVRAPDGNVYVTDSTRPVLYRVTPDLTLSAWLDLAGTPLKYGPGINLNGIVATPDGRALLAVQLNTGDLWRIDLRTKAVRRVMGGLTRGDGLLLDGHTLYVARNAEQVVSKVTLNADYTGGSVVAEEPLAGLRFPTTLTAIGSDLVVTQGQLNKLQGGTPETPFKLTRFRKF, from the coding sequence ATGGTGTGGGGTGCCCTGGCCCTGGGGGCGGCGACCGGCGCGGCCCTGGCCGGCGGAATGGACGGCATGACGATGCCGGCGCCGGCCAGCACGCCGCTGCGCGCCACGGCGGCGCTGCGGGACACCGCCGGGCAGGTGCTCGGCCGGGCGACCTTCGAGCCGGCGGGCGCCGGACTGCGCGTCACCGTGGAGGTTTCGGGCCTCACGCCCGGCGAGCACGGCCTGCACGTGCACGACTTCGGCCGCTGCACGCCCGGCGTGGACGCGGCGACGAACACCATCGTGCCCTTCGGCGGCGCGGGCGGGCACTTCGACCCGGGCATGAGTGGCAACCACGACTCGCCCACCGCCGGCAACAGGTACGGCCACGGAGGCGACCTGCCGATGCTGACGGTCGGCGCAGACGGCACCGGCCGGGCGACGTTCACGACCGCGAAACTCAGCCTGAGCGGCGCGACCGGCATCCTGAACCGCTCGCTGGTGGTGCACGCCAAACCCGACGACTACAAGAGCGATCCGGCGGGCCTGACTGGCGCGCGTGAGCGCTGCGGCGTGATCACACGCAATGCTTTCACGGTGCGCGACTACCCGCTGCCCGGCCCGCAGGACTTCCCGGAGGGCGTGGCCTACGACGCCCAGCGGGGCGTGCTGTACACCGGCAGCGCGGCGAACGGCACCATCTACGCCGTGAACGCCGCCACCGGCACCGTCCGCACCTTTGCGCCCGGCGGAGGCCAGGGCCGCACCTCGGCGCTGGGCCTGAAAGTCGATCCGCAGGGCCGCGTGTGGGTCGCCGGCGGCGCGACAGGCACCGTGACCGTACTCAGCCCCGACGGCTTCCCGCTGGCGATCCTGGAGACGCCCAGGTCGCCGAACGCGTACATCAATGATCTGGTGCGCGCTCCGGACGGGAACGTGTATGTCACGGACTCCACCCGGCCCGTGCTCTACCGCGTGACGCCGGACCTGACGCTCAGCGCGTGGCTGGACCTCGCGGGCACGCCGCTGAAGTACGGCCCGGGCATCAACCTCAACGGCATCGTCGCCACGCCGGACGGCCGGGCGCTGCTGGCCGTGCAGCTGAACACCGGCGACCTGTGGCGCATCGACCTGCGGACGAAAGCGGTCCGCCGGGTGATGGGCGGCCTGACCCGCGGCGACGGCCTGCTACTGGACGGCCACACCCTGTACGTGGCGCGCAACGCCGAGCAGGTGGTCAGCAAGGTCACGCTGAACGCCGACTACACCGGCGGCAGCGTGGTGGCCGAGGAGCCGCTGGCCGGCCTGCGCTTCCCCACCACCCTCACGGCCATCGGCAGCGATCTGGTGGTCACGCAGGGACAGCTGAACAAGTTGCAGGGCGGCACGCCGGAAACGCCCTTCAAGCTCACCCGCTTCAGGAAGTTCTGA
- a CDS encoding PQQ-dependent sugar dehydrogenase translates to MTYSPLHRLGAALLLGTALAQTAPAQTAPPTPRPIPPGEPPATVTATRNEPTPLEFTADKLLRLKVPAGFTVKAMATGLGNARMLHVMPDGGIYLSRRAQNDVWYLRDVNRDGRIEAAERRQVAQNLKLAHGLDVRNGKLYVVGEKTIWAMDMAADGSLSVPRVFADGFPDAGQHSARDLQWGPDGYLYATFGSTTNDVQGPNPEEATMLRLSPDGSTREIYARGLRHTIGFGWHPATRVLYGADQGSDWHGDNIPPEELNVIERGKNYGWPYCYGDKQPDPYVNVGNIPGKITKEAYCAGTQGSVLNYTAHAAAIGMTFYSGTQFPAEYRNDAFVAYRGSWNRSEPSGYEIGRVVFDAQNRPERIEPFVSGFVYQDGDVWKQFGRVAGVATYTDGSLLFTDDQSGVLYRVLYTGGK, encoded by the coding sequence ATGACCTACTCCCCCCTCCACCGGCTGGGCGCGGCGCTGCTGCTCGGCACGGCGCTCGCCCAGACCGCTCCGGCCCAGACGGCGCCCCCGACACCCCGGCCCATCCCGCCGGGCGAGCCGCCCGCCACGGTGACGGCCACCCGCAACGAGCCCACCCCGCTGGAATTCACGGCCGACAAGCTCTTGCGGTTGAAGGTGCCGGCCGGCTTCACGGTCAAGGCGATGGCGACTGGCCTGGGCAACGCCCGCATGCTGCACGTGATGCCCGACGGCGGCATCTACCTGTCGCGTCGCGCGCAGAACGACGTGTGGTACCTCAGGGACGTCAACCGCGACGGCAGGATCGAGGCGGCCGAGCGCCGGCAGGTGGCGCAGAACCTGAAGCTCGCGCACGGCTTGGACGTCCGCAACGGCAAGCTGTACGTGGTCGGCGAGAAGACCATCTGGGCGATGGACATGGCCGCGGACGGCTCGCTGAGCGTGCCGCGTGTATTCGCGGACGGCTTCCCCGACGCGGGACAGCACTCGGCGCGCGACCTCCAGTGGGGACCGGACGGCTACCTGTACGCGACCTTCGGGTCCACCACGAACGACGTGCAGGGCCCCAACCCTGAGGAAGCGACCATGCTGCGCCTGAGCCCGGACGGCTCGACGCGCGAGATCTACGCCCGCGGCCTGCGCCACACAATCGGCTTCGGGTGGCACCCGGCCACGCGCGTGCTGTACGGCGCCGATCAGGGCAGCGACTGGCACGGCGACAACATCCCCCCGGAGGAGCTGAACGTGATCGAGCGGGGCAAGAATTACGGCTGGCCGTACTGCTATGGCGACAAGCAGCCCGATCCCTACGTGAACGTGGGCAACATCCCCGGCAAGATCACCAAGGAGGCGTACTGCGCCGGCACGCAGGGCAGCGTGCTGAACTACACCGCGCACGCGGCGGCCATCGGCATGACCTTCTACAGCGGCACGCAGTTCCCCGCCGAGTACCGCAACGACGCCTTCGTCGCGTACCGCGGGTCGTGGAACCGCAGCGAGCCCAGCGGCTATGAAATCGGCCGCGTGGTGTTCGACGCGCAGAACCGGCCCGAACGCATCGAGCCCTTCGTGTCGGGCTTCGTGTACCAGGACGGCGACGTGTGGAAGCAGTTCGGCCGGGTGGCCGGCGTGGCGACCTACACCGACGGCAGCCTGCTGTTCACCGACGACCAGAGCGGTGTGCTGTACCGCGTGCTGTACACGGGAGGGAAGTGA